The proteins below come from a single Denticeps clupeoides chromosome 15, fDenClu1.1, whole genome shotgun sequence genomic window:
- the LOC114764462 gene encoding metalloproteinase inhibitor 3: MKFPHQRLVSALLVLGSLQMSAFTEACSCLQLHPQDAYCHADIVIRAKVVGKKLLKDGPFGTLRYTVKQMKMYKGFDKIKHVQYIYTDSQESSCGVYFDINKYQYLITGSFHNGKVYTGLCSFNERWDRLSLGQKKGINHRYQLGCRCRIKPCFQLPCFVTSKNQCLWTDLLSHFGYPGYQARNYACIEQKEGYCSWYRGMTTRDKTTSNTTDP; the protein is encoded by the exons ATGAAGTTTCCCCACCAGCGGCTCGTGAGCGCGCTGCTCGTGCTGGGCAGCCTGCAGATGAGCGCGTTCACGGAGGCGTGCTCGTGCCTGCAGCTGCACCCGCAGGACGCCTACTGCCACGCGGACATAG TGATTCGAGCAAAGGTGGTGGGCAAAAAGCTCCTCAAAGATGGGCCTTTTGGTACGCTGCGATACACAGTCAAGCAAATGAAG ATGTACAAAGGATTTGACAAAATCAAACACGTCCAGTACATCTACACCGACTCTCAAGAGAGTTCCTGTGGAGTCTATTTCGACATCAACAAGTACCAGTATTtgatcacag GCAGTTTCCACAACGGGAAAGTCTACACTGGCCTGTGCAGCTTCAACGAGAGATGGGACCGCCTCTCCCTTGGCCAGAAGAAGGGCATTAACCACCGCTATCAGCTGGGCTGCAGATGCAGG ATTAAGCCCTGTTTCCAACTGCCCTGCTTTGTGACTTCGAAGAACCAGTGCTTGTGGACGGACCTGTTATCTCACTTTGGCTACCCTGGCTATCAAGCCCGGAACTACGCCTGTATCGAGCAGAAGGAAGGCTACTGCAGCTGGTACCGTGGCATGACCACACGAGACAAAACCACCAGCAACACCACTGACCCCTGA